From Deinococcus betulae, one genomic window encodes:
- a CDS encoding N-acetylmuramoyl-L-alanine amidase: MWSALSAGLLLIGLAGAQIAFSRLSLAGQTVDSIQLYGAEYASQTALSGLLTVTRENRLVRVTGLGHTLLLPIDEDQQRATTDFNTVQLDARRVQARAATLVNGNLYLPVETLAAGLGAQYEPGKFTLAPPQLLGVSSRAGRDTDRLVLDLSRDVTVQDEQRGDRVVLTLRGLSGEARRYTTRGAFVKSAEVAKAGSDLTVTLPLPATSGYRVYKVVRPGNVRVVIDAGPGVARSSPEVLTRVTAPLIVLDPARVSGLGRDVTLEVSRRAAELLTKAGWQVRVTRDAASTLPREDALRLARQSDVYLALDLGRLPGAKRSGVTVYEQTGRAGSQLVNTLRAGTAPPYAPLVVAGAGSTRRLSELLRGELRGGGVTARQESTTRVLSLGEAPQAALLLELGWSNNAEDVAKLGVDQRLQIMAGAVARSVATYLTARANNNANISAEAGAQP, from the coding sequence ATGTGGAGTGCCCTGAGTGCGGGCCTGCTGCTGATTGGCCTGGCAGGCGCCCAGATTGCCTTTAGCCGCCTGAGCCTGGCCGGGCAGACGGTGGACAGTATTCAGCTGTACGGCGCCGAGTACGCCAGTCAGACGGCCTTGAGCGGCCTGCTGACCGTCACGCGCGAGAACCGCCTCGTGCGCGTGACTGGCCTGGGCCACACCCTGCTGCTGCCCATTGACGAGGACCAGCAGCGCGCCACCACCGACTTCAACACCGTGCAGCTGGACGCCCGCCGGGTGCAGGCCCGCGCGGCCACCCTGGTCAACGGTAACCTCTACCTGCCGGTAGAAACCCTGGCCGCTGGCCTGGGCGCACAGTACGAGCCCGGCAAATTCACGCTGGCGCCGCCCCAGTTGCTGGGCGTCAGCAGCCGCGCGGGCCGCGACACCGACCGCTTGGTGCTGGACCTCAGCCGTGACGTGACGGTGCAGGACGAGCAGCGCGGCGACCGCGTGGTGCTCACCCTACGCGGTCTGAGTGGCGAGGCAAGGCGCTACACCACGCGCGGCGCCTTTGTGAAGTCGGCCGAGGTGGCCAAGGCTGGGAGCGACCTGACCGTGACCCTGCCGCTGCCCGCCACCAGCGGCTACCGCGTGTATAAGGTGGTGCGCCCCGGCAACGTGCGCGTGGTTATAGACGCTGGCCCTGGGGTGGCGCGGAGCAGCCCTGAGGTCCTGACCCGCGTCACTGCGCCCCTGATTGTGCTGGACCCCGCGCGGGTCTCGGGCCTGGGCCGCGATGTGACCCTGGAGGTGTCTCGCCGCGCCGCCGAACTGCTGACCAAGGCTGGCTGGCAGGTGCGCGTGACCCGAGACGCCGCTAGCACCCTGCCGCGCGAGGACGCCCTACGCCTGGCCCGCCAGAGCGACGTGTACCTGGCCCTGGACCTGGGGCGCCTGCCCGGCGCCAAGCGAAGCGGGGTGACGGTGTACGAACAGACGGGCCGCGCCGGCTCGCAGCTCGTGAACACCCTGCGCGCAGGCACGGCGCCGCCCTACGCGCCGCTGGTGGTGGCCGGGGCCGGCAGCACCCGCCGCCTGAGCGAACTGCTGCGCGGCGAACTCCGGGGCGGCGGCGTAACGGCCCGCCAGGAAAGCACCACCCGCGTCCTGAGTCTGGGTGAGGCCCCGCAGGCGGCGCTGCTGCTGGAACTGGGCTGGTCGAACAACGCCGAGGACGTGGCCAAGCTGGGCGTGGACCAGCGCCTGCAGATCATGGCCGGGGCCGTGGCCCGCTCGGTGGCCACCTACCTGACGGCGCGGGCGAACAACAACGCGAATATCAGTGCTGAGGCGGGGGCGCAGCCATGA
- a CDS encoding DUF4384 domain-containing protein — translation MKKFLFIPAALLLSTAAAAPKISAQSIIVNPTQPDLQVSVRVDKDASGAQNPAYRVGDKISISASANRDSYVYLFNVNPDGSVDQILPNRLSESNFVKAGTTKTFPSADDNFNYTVAGPIGQNKVLALASLTELNLDQISSFKTTQDQFATVNAKNQAGLAQALSIVVNPLPQNSWVSDTAFYTVAARNPVATGSLFVGTNVNNATVILNGQRLGGANVTYSNLRAGTYPVRVQAPGYRDYTTTLAIRAGSTTNLNVEFAQAVTPAPAPAPTQYTITIRSSVAGRVFVDGDEVGTIRNGVLNVRVSRGSHEIIMVAPGYRTFSSTYNVTQNGQITITPTR, via the coding sequence ATGAAGAAGTTCCTGTTTATTCCTGCGGCCCTGCTGCTGAGCACGGCCGCTGCGGCACCCAAGATTAGCGCCCAGAGCATCATCGTGAACCCCACCCAGCCGGACCTGCAGGTCAGCGTGCGCGTGGACAAGGACGCCAGCGGCGCCCAGAACCCTGCTTACCGCGTAGGCGACAAGATCTCTATCAGCGCCAGCGCCAACCGGGACTCTTACGTGTACCTGTTTAACGTGAACCCCGACGGCAGCGTAGACCAGATCCTGCCCAACCGTCTGTCCGAGAGTAACTTCGTGAAGGCCGGCACCACCAAGACCTTCCCCTCGGCGGACGACAACTTCAATTACACCGTGGCTGGCCCCATTGGCCAGAACAAGGTGCTGGCCCTGGCCAGCCTGACGGAACTGAATCTGGACCAGATCAGCTCCTTTAAGACCACGCAGGATCAGTTTGCCACCGTGAACGCCAAGAACCAGGCGGGGCTGGCGCAGGCCCTGAGCATCGTGGTGAACCCCCTGCCCCAGAACAGCTGGGTGAGCGACACCGCCTTCTACACCGTGGCGGCCCGTAACCCCGTGGCCACCGGCAGCCTGTTTGTGGGCACCAACGTGAACAACGCCACCGTGATCCTCAATGGACAGCGACTGGGCGGCGCCAACGTCACCTACAGCAACCTGCGCGCCGGCACCTACCCCGTGCGTGTCCAGGCCCCTGGTTACCGTGACTACACGACCACCCTGGCCATCCGCGCGGGCAGCACGACCAACCTGAACGTGGAGTTCGCCCAGGCCGTGACGCCTGCCCCGGCCCCCGCGCCCACCCAGTACACCATCACCATCCGCAGCAGCGTGGCGGGCCGCGTGTTCGTGGACGGCGACGAGGTCGGCACCATCCGCAACGGCGTCCTGAACGTGCGCGTGTCGCGTGGCAGCCACGAGATCATCATGGTGGCGCCGGGCTACCGCACCTTTAGCAGCACGTACAACGTGACGCAGAACGGCCAGATCACGATTACGCCCACCCGCTAA
- a CDS encoding NUDIX hydrolase, translating to MTGFPAPDPLDTALADPWAAWVGGRERRTLHLPDYRRAAVLVGLTLEPSPRVLLTVRSAELPTHKGQISFPGGSLEAGEDVVAGAQREAEEEVGLDAAQIQVLGTLDDVFTPVGFHVTPVLARLPAEPTLTLSGEVAQILLPSLADLRALPVLRESRRLPDGTLVPLYRYPWQGHDIWGMTARVLHDLLTHGPQL from the coding sequence GTGACCGGCTTCCCTGCGCCCGACCCTCTGGACACCGCCCTGGCCGACCCCTGGGCCGCCTGGGTGGGGGGCCGCGAGCGCCGCACCCTGCATCTGCCGGATTACCGCCGGGCGGCGGTGCTGGTAGGCCTGACGCTAGAACCCAGCCCGCGCGTGCTGCTCACGGTACGCTCGGCCGAGCTGCCCACCCACAAGGGGCAGATCAGTTTTCCCGGAGGCAGCCTGGAAGCGGGCGAGGATGTGGTGGCGGGCGCCCAGCGAGAGGCCGAGGAAGAGGTGGGCCTGGACGCGGCGCAGATTCAGGTGCTCGGCACCCTGGACGATGTGTTCACGCCTGTGGGCTTCCACGTCACCCCGGTGCTGGCGCGTCTTCCGGCCGAGCCCACGCTGACCCTCTCGGGCGAGGTGGCGCAGATCCTGCTGCCCTCTCTGGCCGACCTGCGCGCGCTGCCTGTTCTCCGTGAAAGTCGCCGCCTCCCAGACGGCACCCTGGTCCCCCTCTACCGCTATCCCTGGCAGGGGCACGACATCTGGGGCATGACAGCGCGCGTGCTGCACGACCTGCTGACCCACGGCCCACAACTCTAA
- a CDS encoding peptidoglycan D,D-transpeptidase FtsI family protein, whose translation MEVKIRNRSYFMRFMALLMFLTLVWAYAQLEWGVPQAARQTAVQSRGPVLSADGRVLATSVKGKRVYPQGSLAGQLIGMMGATEGLEGLEHAYDGLLTAGQPLKLTIDTGVQASAEAALARAVPEHQGEYGAVVVLETRTGRVLAAASYPPFDPNTWRSHSEGARRNRAFLDRFEPGSTVKALVVAAAMNEGLTTPSTVYDTPMSRFVGGRWGSRIGDSVAHPKSLSTVGVLQYSSNVGMTHIVEHFPKEQMRGYLQQYGFGQEVALPTVPAASGQLQPLSRWSDLVRATNAFGQGMSSTTLQLAAAFNVLANDGRYISPRLVEGEAGMEKRDVLRPEVARETRHMLKSVIERIETNTIKGYDLAGKTGTAQVVIDGRYSSTVYDSVFAGFFPVESPRITIAVMVRGAKREYHGSQLAAPLFRAISADTLSRWGAVPVPDQKDDQP comes from the coding sequence TTGGAAGTAAAGATTCGCAACCGCTCCTATTTCATGCGCTTCATGGCGCTGCTGATGTTCCTGACCCTGGTGTGGGCGTATGCCCAGCTGGAGTGGGGCGTGCCGCAGGCCGCAAGGCAAACCGCCGTGCAGTCGCGCGGCCCGGTGCTGTCGGCCGACGGGCGGGTGCTGGCCACCAGTGTCAAAGGCAAGCGCGTCTACCCGCAGGGCAGCCTGGCCGGCCAGCTGATCGGCATGATGGGCGCCACCGAGGGCCTGGAGGGTCTGGAGCACGCTTACGACGGTCTGCTGACGGCGGGGCAGCCCCTGAAATTGACCATTGACACTGGGGTGCAGGCCTCGGCTGAGGCGGCGCTGGCCCGCGCCGTGCCCGAGCATCAGGGGGAATACGGCGCGGTGGTGGTCCTGGAAACGCGCACCGGGCGCGTGCTGGCCGCCGCCAGCTATCCGCCCTTTGACCCCAACACCTGGCGCAGCCACAGTGAGGGTGCGCGGCGCAACCGGGCCTTTCTGGACCGGTTCGAGCCAGGGTCCACGGTCAAGGCCCTGGTGGTCGCCGCCGCCATGAACGAGGGGCTGACCACGCCCAGCACGGTCTACGACACCCCCATGAGCCGCTTTGTGGGCGGGCGCTGGGGCAGCCGCATTGGCGACAGCGTGGCGCACCCCAAGAGCCTCTCGACCGTGGGTGTGCTGCAGTACAGCAGCAACGTGGGCATGACCCATATCGTTGAGCACTTTCCCAAAGAGCAGATGCGCGGTTACCTCCAACAGTACGGTTTTGGGCAGGAGGTCGCGCTGCCGACGGTGCCGGCGGCCAGTGGACAGCTGCAACCCCTGAGCCGCTGGAGCGACCTCGTGCGCGCCACCAACGCGTTCGGCCAGGGCATGAGCAGCACCACCCTGCAACTGGCCGCCGCCTTCAACGTGCTGGCCAATGACGGCCGCTACATCTCGCCGCGTCTGGTCGAGGGCGAGGCTGGCATGGAAAAGCGCGATGTCCTGCGCCCCGAGGTGGCCCGCGAGACCCGGCACATGCTCAAGAGCGTCATTGAGCGCATCGAGACCAACACGATTAAAGGCTACGACCTGGCCGGCAAGACCGGCACGGCGCAGGTGGTCATTGACGGCCGCTACTCCAGCACAGTGTATGACAGCGTGTTTGCGGGCTTCTTTCCCGTCGAGTCTCCGCGAATCACGATTGCCGTCATGGTTCGGGGCGCCAAACGTGAGTATCACGGCTCACAACTGGCCGCCCCACTGTTCCGCGCCATTTCGGCAGACACGCTGTCGCGTTGGGGCGCTGTACCGGTGCCCGATCAGAAAGATGATCAACCATAG
- a CDS encoding ABC transporter permease, with amino-acid sequence MPAPDRALPWRLARAHLRRRRMQNTLTILGIAVGVMALIAALSLTNGFTRALVDATLRASPHLSVTAYTPQARDRDLERAMQADPRVQAFTPFLADKGLLTRPASAGRGAGVDFTTLFGVTGDARRVLQLPPEEGAALGSLKDGEVLLGAALARSVGAFTGDTVRLLNSTQRRTSLRVRGVFSTGNYLIDSAYAFTNLGTLQALQQTSSVTGYQLRLRDPDQAPAVGSDLTRTRAYSPLPWQSLYGTLLDQLALQKKVIAFVVLLIVVVAAFGIANVLTLAVFEKTQEIAILRAIGATRSLITRVFLIEGLALGLGGLLLGNLLGLGISAYFTVRPFSLPGDLYFITTLPVEVRWTDVLGVNAIGLVTTLLAALIPARRAAGVEPARVIR; translated from the coding sequence ATGCCTGCCCCCGACCGCGCCTTGCCCTGGCGACTGGCGCGCGCCCATCTGCGCCGCCGCCGCATGCAGAACACCCTGACGATCCTGGGCATTGCGGTCGGTGTCATGGCCCTGATTGCCGCCCTGAGCCTGACCAACGGCTTTACCCGCGCCCTGGTGGACGCCACGCTGCGCGCCAGCCCCCACCTGAGCGTGACCGCCTACACCCCGCAGGCCCGCGACCGCGACCTGGAACGCGCCATGCAGGCCGACCCCCGCGTGCAGGCATTCACCCCCTTCCTGGCGGATAAGGGGCTGCTCACCCGGCCAGCCTCGGCGGGGCGGGGGGCGGGGGTGGATTTCACCACGCTGTTTGGGGTCACCGGCGACGCCCGGCGCGTCTTGCAACTGCCCCCCGAGGAAGGCGCGGCCCTGGGCAGCCTGAAAGACGGCGAGGTGCTGCTGGGTGCCGCCCTGGCCCGCAGTGTGGGGGCCTTTACGGGCGACACCGTGCGCCTCCTCAACAGCACCCAGCGCCGCACCAGTTTGCGGGTGCGCGGCGTCTTTTCCACGGGCAACTACCTGATTGACTCGGCCTACGCCTTTACCAACCTGGGAACGCTTCAGGCCCTGCAGCAGACCAGCAGCGTCACGGGCTATCAGCTGCGGCTGCGTGACCCGGACCAGGCCCCGGCGGTGGGGAGTGACTTGACGCGCACGCGGGCCTATTCGCCGCTGCCGTGGCAAAGCCTCTACGGCACGCTGCTGGACCAGCTCGCGCTGCAAAAAAAGGTCATCGCTTTTGTGGTGCTGCTGATCGTGGTGGTGGCGGCCTTCGGCATTGCCAATGTGCTGACCCTGGCCGTCTTCGAGAAAACCCAGGAAATTGCCATTCTGCGCGCCATTGGGGCCACCCGTTCCCTGATTACCCGCGTCTTTCTGATTGAGGGGCTGGCGCTGGGGCTGGGCGGGCTCCTGCTGGGCAACCTGCTGGGCCTGGGCATCAGCGCGTATTTCACGGTGCGGCCGTTCTCGTTGCCCGGCGACCTGTATTTCATCACGACCCTGCCGGTCGAGGTGCGCTGGACGGACGTGCTGGGCGTCAACGCCATTGGGCTGGTCACGACCCTGCTGGCCGCCCTGATTCCGGCCCGCCGGGCGGCTGGAGTTGAGCCGGCGCGGGTGATTCGCTAG
- a CDS encoding 3D domain-containing protein, translated as MSYTIFQSICAAALLAGSACATPALPDSSVAAGAVRDALTVRPAVPAAPSAAQQAAQNRAAAIASTQAVREPVALTPIRGKTAIARSTAYNSVPGQTDATPFITATGTRTRPGVVALSRDLLRVFPYGTRVTIEDLSGRYNSMLRGRVFMVEDTMAARKTNSVDIWMPTRTEALNWGARQIRITAVR; from the coding sequence ATGTCTTACACCATTTTTCAATCCATCTGCGCCGCCGCCCTGTTGGCGGGCAGTGCCTGCGCTACCCCCGCGCTGCCCGATAGCAGCGTGGCGGCCGGCGCCGTCCGTGACGCCCTGACGGTTCGCCCAGCTGTGCCGGCCGCCCCCAGTGCCGCGCAGCAGGCGGCCCAGAACCGCGCCGCAGCTATTGCCAGCACCCAGGCGGTGCGCGAGCCCGTGGCCCTGACGCCTATCCGGGGTAAGACGGCCATTGCCCGCTCCACGGCCTACAACAGTGTGCCGGGACAGACCGACGCCACGCCCTTCATCACAGCCACCGGAACCCGCACCCGCCCCGGTGTGGTGGCCCTGTCCCGCGACCTGCTGCGCGTCTTTCCTTACGGCACCCGTGTCACAATTGAAGACCTGAGTGGGCGCTACAACTCCATGCTCAGGGGGCGCGTCTTTATGGTGGAAGACACGATGGCGGCCCGCAAAACCAACAGCGTGGACATCTGGATGCCCACCCGCACCGAGGCCCTGAACTGGGGCGCGCGCCAGATTCGTATTACGGCCGTTCGCTGA
- a CDS encoding GerMN domain-containing protein codes for MMALRKLFSLFNVVAAALLVGAVLALQSVQRTPPTPTPPRPELTERQALKVKVYFTDTQVQRLRPETRTIQVAQQGPRALAQAAVDVWARGPYDKSFLGVVPAGSVPPKIYLRGQHFYVDLPESYGALRYGTSGERMLLCTLTRTLLEDRGQDVTFLLNGQRVETLGHLDLREPFTRQDCTDL; via the coding sequence ATGATGGCCCTGCGCAAACTGTTCTCGCTGTTTAATGTGGTGGCTGCCGCGCTGCTGGTGGGCGCGGTTCTGGCATTGCAATCAGTGCAGCGCACCCCACCGACGCCTACGCCCCCCCGGCCCGAACTGACCGAGCGCCAGGCCCTGAAAGTCAAGGTGTACTTCACCGACACCCAGGTGCAGCGCCTGCGGCCCGAAACGCGCACCATTCAGGTGGCGCAGCAGGGACCGCGCGCCCTGGCGCAGGCGGCGGTGGACGTGTGGGCGCGTGGTCCCTACGACAAGTCGTTCCTGGGCGTGGTGCCGGCGGGTAGCGTGCCGCCCAAGATCTACCTGCGGGGTCAGCACTTCTATGTGGACCTGCCCGAATCCTACGGCGCCCTGCGCTACGGGACCAGCGGCGAGCGCATGCTGCTGTGCACCCTGACCCGGACACTGCTGGAAGACCGGGGCCAGGACGTGACCTTCCTCCTGAACGGGCAACGGGTCGAAACCCTGGGCCACCTGGACCTGCGCGAGCCGTTTACGCGCCAGGACTGCACCGACCTGTGA
- the smpB gene encoding SsrA-binding protein SmpB — MPPVYTNRRAHYEYELLERFEAGISLTGSEVKSIRAGGVDFRDAFARLHGGNVDLEGLYIPTYKEATYNNHEPRRTRRLLLHREEIGKLKRGLEQKGLTLVPTKLYQKGKYFKVELALARGKKLHDKRRAEAEKTVRRELREL; from the coding sequence ATGCCTCCCGTGTACACGAACCGCCGCGCTCATTACGAGTACGAACTGCTGGAGCGCTTTGAAGCGGGGATCAGTCTGACCGGCAGTGAGGTCAAGAGCATCCGGGCGGGCGGCGTGGACTTCCGGGACGCCTTTGCGCGCCTGCATGGTGGGAATGTGGACCTGGAGGGGCTGTATATCCCGACCTATAAGGAAGCCACCTACAACAACCATGAACCCCGGCGCACCCGGCGCCTGCTGCTGCACCGTGAGGAAATTGGCAAGCTCAAGCGTGGCCTGGAGCAAAAAGGGCTGACGCTGGTGCCCACAAAGCTGTACCAGAAGGGCAAGTATTTCAAGGTCGAACTGGCGCTGGCGCGCGGGAAGAAGCTGCACGACAAGCGCCGCGCCGAGGCCGAAAAGACCGTGCGCCGGGAGCTGCGCGAGCTGTGA
- a CDS encoding MazG family protein, translating to MQDLLSVMRRLRGPGGCPWDQEQTHESLRPYLLEEAAEAADAVASADRAELADELGDVLLQVAFHSVIAEEEGTFAYPAVERAIVDKLVRRHPHVFGDVAVTDSAEVMRNWQAIKAAEGGAAQGQPRRPSQRVPAGLGALAREAKAQQLAGTTAANAQATAIINLTHAAATPEDVAATLAAVVTWARMAGVDPELALRDHTAATLRALDGA from the coding sequence ATGCAAGACCTACTGAGCGTCATGCGGCGCCTGCGTGGCCCTGGCGGCTGCCCCTGGGATCAGGAGCAGACCCACGAGTCCCTGCGGCCCTACCTGCTGGAAGAAGCGGCTGAGGCCGCCGACGCTGTGGCCAGCGCAGACCGCGCCGAACTGGCCGACGAACTGGGTGACGTGCTCCTGCAGGTAGCTTTTCACAGCGTGATTGCCGAGGAAGAAGGCACCTTCGCCTACCCTGCCGTTGAGCGCGCCATCGTGGACAAGCTGGTGCGGCGTCACCCCCACGTCTTTGGGGACGTAGCGGTCACCGACAGTGCCGAGGTCATGCGCAACTGGCAGGCCATCAAGGCGGCTGAGGGCGGAGCCGCACAGGGGCAGCCCCGCCGGCCCTCGCAGCGGGTGCCTGCCGGGCTGGGCGCCCTGGCCCGTGAGGCGAAGGCGCAGCAGTTGGCGGGCACGACTGCCGCTAACGCGCAGGCGACGGCCATCATCAACCTGACCCATGCGGCGGCCACCCCCGAAGACGTAGCCGCTACCCTGGCCGCCGTGGTCACGTGGGCCCGTATGGCGGGCGTGGACCCCGAACTGGCCCTGCGCGACCACACCGCCGCCACCCTGCGTGCGCTGGACGGCGCGTGA
- a CDS encoding SDR family oxidoreductase, translating into MTNTANTQKSAFITGASKGIGEAVARALVAEGYRVTLTSRHQAEIEAVAAALGEGARGVACDVKDPQAVQAAVDAHVQAFGGLDVLFVNAGVGHFASVADLTIEQWQDVIDTNLSGAFYTVKAAIPALSARGGYIFTLSSLAGKNPFAGGAAYNASKFGLNGLSEVLMLDLRDRGIKVTQIMPGSVATHFNGHTPDDQKDAWKIQPEDLAQLTVDLLKMPARTLPSRVEVRPSQPKKG; encoded by the coding sequence ATGACCAACACGGCGAACACACAGAAAAGCGCCTTTATTACGGGGGCCAGCAAGGGCATTGGCGAAGCGGTGGCGCGCGCGCTGGTGGCCGAGGGGTACCGCGTGACACTGACCAGCCGTCACCAGGCCGAGATCGAAGCGGTGGCGGCCGCCTTAGGCGAAGGCGCACGGGGCGTGGCCTGTGATGTGAAAGACCCGCAGGCGGTACAGGCGGCGGTAGACGCCCACGTTCAGGCTTTTGGCGGCCTGGATGTCCTGTTCGTCAATGCAGGCGTGGGGCATTTTGCCAGCGTGGCCGACCTGACTATCGAGCAGTGGCAAGACGTGATCGACACCAACCTCAGCGGCGCCTTTTACACCGTCAAGGCCGCCATTCCGGCCCTCTCCGCACGCGGCGGGTACATCTTCACCCTCTCCAGCCTGGCAGGCAAGAACCCGTTTGCCGGCGGGGCCGCCTACAACGCCAGCAAGTTTGGTCTGAATGGCCTCTCCGAAGTGCTGATGCTGGACCTGCGCGACCGGGGCATCAAGGTGACGCAGATCATGCCGGGCAGCGTGGCCACGCACTTTAATGGCCACACGCCCGACGACCAGAAAGACGCCTGGAAAATCCAGCCTGAAGACCTGGCCCAGCTGACGGTGGACCTGCTGAAGATGCCGGCCCGCACGCTGCCAAGCCGGGTGGAGGTGCGGCCCAGCCAGCCGAAGAAGGGGTAA